The DNA segment ccacttgaGGAATATAAACATATTCTCTTTTatataaacgagtccctcctataCCTAAAACTGTCATGCCTTAccttctttaatgagctgcatcagggctactgcttggggatcactatacagtccatccttgatcctagaaaggaagttggagtgcaactgacttgctttggcctctgccctccaattgtatggcattcacacgctccactttctgACTCAATGCATCAGCCATGACATTTGCCTCTctgggcttatactccattgctatATCAAATTCAacaaggaagtcctgccatcgtggttgctttggggagagtttcttttgagtttggaaatagctcaaagcgatgttgtctgtccttagtacaaatcacgatccaagaaggtagtctcgctaaactcgtagacagtggatcaccgctgtcatctccttcttgcGCACCGGATACCGTCGCTTGGTCTTGTTGAGTTtttggctctcgtaggccactggATGACCcttctgcatgagtactcccccaataatgaagtctgaagcatctataTAGACTTCAAATAGCTccccatagtccgacaatttgagcactggttcttccaatatagcagccttcagatcttggaatataatttcacatttatcagaccacctccaaggttgctccttcttcagcaactccatcaGTAGAGTCGCACGCTTCGAATATCtcgctatgaagcatcgatagtagttgacgaaactaaGGAAGGatatcaactctggcaccttctttggagttcatcATTCCataaccgcttgcaccttcgatttgtccatccgaatggagccatcaccaattcgatgccccaagaataagatctccattTGAGCAAAGTAGAATTTCTcttttttcacgaacaaagtgttctccctgataaccttgaaaattgtccgaaagtgcttgacatgctccacgAGCATTTGACTATagatgacgatatcgtccaagtagatgaccacaaacttatccaaatactctttaaatagctggttcataagagtgcaaaacATGGccagagcgttggttaagccgaaaggcatcaccaagaacttaaATGCTCCATACCTAGTCATACAGGTAGTCATCGCTTCGTTGCCTTCAACAATGCGCACCTGCTAATAcctcgaccgaaggtcgagttttgagaaatacttggctttgcctaattggtcgaataagtccgcgatgagcgagaTGTGATACTTGTACtttaccgtcactttgttgagggctcggtaatcgacacatagtcggaggctcccatcttatttcttctggaagagaactggagctccgaatgttGCTTTAGAACTGcgaatgagaccaccgcttagtagttcacctaactgctttctgagttctaccaactttggcgggggcatgcggtagggtggtctcgttggaggcttcactcctggctccatctCGATATTGTGATCCATGCCTCTGTATGGCAGAAGAGTTTTCGACAAtaggttcatgaatgaccttctcgttgagtggctctagctttatAGCAGCCACAAATGTTAATTCACATTTTCGCACCCCCCTTCTTCAGTTGTAACGTCGATATCTATTAggggtccttggttcctctctaAGAGATGAGAGCTACATAGGGGTCGTCACCCCCCATCatgcatagggagtttaggaacgacattaaCACCAACTTCGTcacatgcataaactccattccaaggatcacttggaagttgTCCAATGACACTACCATCATGTTCATGCTCCTGCTCCATGTTCTgatcttgatggggactccctttgccaccccggagatttgcttggcctccgagttcactgccttcattcggcttgggctcttctctaagatcaacccaagtcgttttGCTTCTCAATCGgcaataaagttatgggtagcgcttgtgtccaccattgcatgagtcgtttggccattgagcttaatgtctatgtatatcagctcactacttcctgctttttgtagccttgtcttcgtgttctcccccacttgacctcgtatggtattcaacaaatgcattgctcccatctaaggtccttgcgactcctcaccatcgctgttggattcagaactactcAAACTAAtagcgacagccttgcccttatCCGATCTGGGGGGATAGatgaaagctgttaaagcattgagtgcctgtttttgtgggcactcattcaccatgtgcggccctcctcacaagaagcatccgctaggTTTTGGGGCCTTGTGTTTCAGGCttagccctttgtgggaactcttcttcttttgttcgcccctaacttcttccctcgagaatattttagaGGGCGATTGTCTGatgattgtttccttcttcccggGTCTTTAGAAGAAACAAAGTCGGTAAGCCTTTCTGCGATAGCAATTGCCCTAATCACATTGgcaacattccttcgatgtagttcttgttgagcctatggcttcaaaccatcgaggaagctgaatagcttatTCTTCTTGGATATGTCTTGTATGtctagcattagtgcagaaaattgcttcacgtagtctcgaatggaaatattttggcggagttgtctcaacttccttcttacgaCGAACTCTATATTCTCCGGTAGGAATTGAGttttcaactcccgcttcaagtcctcctatGTGTTAACTCGAtactgaccttgttggatctccacccaatgggttcgccaccaaagttttgcatctccgttcagatacatggttgctatagaaactttgattTCTTCATAATTAGGCCTTATAGgttgaaagtattgttccatgtcgaacaagaaattctcgagctctttgacatctctagcccctccataactatgaggctcgggtgccctcaagttttgtagctgtgcaacgcgggtgttgcttcctcccgcatttagtgctcttgtgagcatggtcacccttgaaGTGAATTCCGCCATAACTTCTTGcatgtgttgcacggagtctttggtatcatctgacaatcggtcgactagggcctcaaccttgtcgatcttgGACTCTGCTTCTTCttacgagctctctaccccaacaagccttcattggctatggtagagttcctccaagctcgcttcaagaacatccaagcgggtttccgccgttatgagtctctccttatgactctttttcccggttggcGCTCTAAATTGTGCCTCCTCCACTCAcaaagagtagccaacttctcgctcatcatgttcccaGTCGCACTCTTCTTGAATGGTTCCAACAGCATGGCGACGagtgtgcacttgcagcccacttgCGGCTGCTTGGGGAAAGGAtttggcttgccccgtcttgcttgattcgctacgatgctttgccatggtgaaGTTATGAAGTTCCTTCATTGTttactcgaagtgcttgcccgctttgataccataatatcacggacttagctggaattacccAAGTCGTGAGGTACTCTTGCGGTAAATACGCGAACTTAACtttcgttgcctaagtcgcgccttGCTCTTACGATATGtgtccacaaagatcagcccacttacaacctctcacaggtcccgaaggacccgtaaaagataaagttgattagttcgaagaatgagcaacggacaagtcccgacatctcgcgaaaaggagaagctttacaagcaattcagcaagcaccttgcgtgcataagagaaaagagagagagagaaggaaaacaaggactttagaaggttgaacaaacagctgcaagtccacaaacaattgctcactGGGTgttgggcgcgacaacaagtttccGTCAAGGTAATGTGCGAACTTGCAAAAGATTGTTCAACACTTGACACTATATCAAAGCCCCAtctcccatggtgccacccgggtggtcctagggtgctgagatggctaacatttcaTGTATAGTAGCGGGCAACAAAAAATAACTCGTGGCACacaaaaacggagctgttttgggttgttttgctcggtttggtgagcggtcgcactgtagcattgcaacttgttcgaacttatatttttacaagcaaaatgacataAAACTAAGCCAAAACATACTACAAAGTAGCTGTATATGCAAACAAAAGTAACGAATGATtaattgaacgaagttgttgtgggtgcgcgacAATCGTTCGTGACAGATTGCTAAGGACCATCGATGTGTAATTTGATGTGATATctcccattatatatatatatttatatatatatatatatatatatatatatatatatatatatatatatatatatactaacagTAAAAAACCACATTATATAGCTAATCGAGATATTATTGTGCATATATCAGTGTTGGATGATATCCtaggagctttttttttttaatgtggttTTTTTACTGTTagtattaagatcatgatttaatgTTAAGAATAATTATATATCTCGTTCAATATTTGTGTAATCATATTATACATAATCCAAAAAATATGATACGATCGTAAGTATGATTGTAATGCTTCTAGGAAGAAGTGGTATCATTGGCGGTGAAAATATCAATTATATGATTATGAGGTGTTAGATATAATACATTAAGATACGAGTCATTAATATTTAGGTGTTGATCATGTGATGTTGAAGTATCAACAACATAATAACGATGAAGTATAGGGCATATAGTATTGATATTTCATTGGCCCTTCTTGTATCACTATTCTCATACCCATCTCACCAATACCATCAATAAGCAAGCATAATTAGGTCATCAAGATTGCTAGGGCTTGAATCTAAAAATTGACTATAGTTTTCCTCCTTTAGATGGGACAATTAGGTAGACACCATAAAGATAAAAACCGAAAACAACAATGTGACATCTAGAATCCGAGAACACAAGCGAACACAAGCGTCGCATATCTTCATTAATTGCATCAGAATTCCCATGGAACTCAATTACAgtacttttttttattatcaaattcATATTCGATTAATCAATATTCAAATACAATTTAATTGAATTAGAGGATCcccaatacttaaaaaaaaaaggttaaaaaaaTCTATTGCCATTTTACCCATATTCGAAAGGACAATTCCCTAATTATTTCAGTATTTGaatttaaatttgatttaatttacttagataattaaatttaaatttaaaattcaatTAAATATTTAAGTATCTGAATCCGTATGATCGAAAATTCTCCACCCATTGCATCCCTGCACGGTGTATAGCGGAGAACTTTTTAGACTATCATTGACCTCTATTCAAAATCCAACCCTCCTTTTTGCCCTTCCCGGTGTAgatcgtagagagagagagagagagagagagagagaaagagagagagagagaattggggAGGATGAAGGAGGTGGTGCTGCACATCTACGACGTGACAAACAGCGGATCGGAGAAGACGAACAACACCATCCTCCAGATCAACCGCATCTTCAAGGATCGGATCGGCCTCGGTGGCATCTTCCACAGCGCCATTCAGGTTCATCCTCATCTTCCCCCAATCCTTCGCTTCCCCTTcctcctcctttttcttctttcaagttccttttctttttctgttcAGAAACCCTTTTCTTTATGTGCGTCGAGGAACTGATCGAGATCTGAAAGGGTTTTAGATCCGTCAAGAAATCACATGATTAGTCGTTCGTTGcaattctttttacttatttctGTTTATTTTCTccctaattttcttttctttggctGCTTGCTAAGAACCCTAATTAGGTCACCCAAGAAATCACATGCTTAGTCGCCCTTTGcaattctttctctttatttTGGTCTATGTTCTCCCCGGTCTTTGTTTTCTTTGGCTTTTTGGAAGAACCCCAGCCTGTGAGCAGACGGGATCTGAGTAACCGTGTCGGATGCGATTTTTGATCGAACTAGAAGTAATATTGGCTGCTTTTTTGCGCTTTCCTTATGCGCACGCTCGCAGTGGAAACCTGAAATAATTGATCGAGTGCTTCATCTAgcaatttttttaatgattttctaGATGCGATTAGGGTCAGATAAATTTGAACTTCTGAATAGATTTGGTGGCTGCGTCGCAAATTAGTTAAATGAATATTCCATTTGTTTTGTTGGCAATCACTATACCTTTATCCCGTGTGCATTTCCATTATGATAGAGTGGATCGCTACCATTTGTTGTAATTCATAAATAGGATGAACATATAGGCATTCATCAAACATCTTCAATGCTCCTGCTTGATCTGGCAGGCAAGCCTCCGGCATGTGTGGATAATTTTTATTCTATATTATTCTTAACGTGCTATTGCTACTTTCATTTGAAACTTTTTAAATTGTTGTTTCTACTGTTACAATAACTTTGCAGAATAAATACATCTAGTTATTGCCTCTCTCTATAAAAAAATGTCTCTTGAGCTTAGTTTCAGACTTCGCTTCTTCATTGCCATAATGTTTATATTAGTGATTTGGTATTTCACATAGGCTTACACCTAGCTATCCTACATTTATTCCAATTAGAGATTATATGCTATGCCAAAGCTCTCATTGTTGTCAATTTAAACTCTTAATTGGCTGTTAACACTCATCTCTTTGCAGTTCATCTTATTTTTGACAAAATTGTTTGCTacatttcatttcatttttcatgaagCCTCCTACTTTTTATTGGCTATTAGTAACACTTCACAGAATTTTTATGATTGTCATGTAAACTGAGATAAGCAAATCTTCTTTCTCCCACATTATGTAATCATGCAATGGGATAGTATTGGATGGTTTGGTTTACTggaaattgatatcagagcattcattaaatttatttatagtcCATGAAGATGGTGTATCGTGGACTACAGACAGATTACTATGTTTCAGTGATCAGATTTTACTTGGTTACCAAATAGGTGTCTTATTTTTGCATTTGGTGAATTTTAAGGTAGACtcgattattttttttttgactGCTTGAATTTTAGGTGAGCATGCAGGTCTTCTTTTCTTTAGTTTTTGTTATCTTCATGATGATGGGTTTCCAAATATTGAGAAGAAAAGTTTGAGATCACTTAAAGCTTTGCCTACAATCAGTAAGGGACTTGTTAATTTAATCTACTTTTGAAATCATCTCCCCTGGACCTTATGATGGTCTGATTAGGTAAGCTTGTTCATTTTATGTCTTCCACACACTACGCATGCGTGACATTAGAAAGGGGGAAGATATGAGGCAAGAATATAGTTGTTTGGAGGGAACAAAAAAGTTGATGGCTTCTTAAGATTCATTTGCATTTTTATTCAATGACACACTCATTCTGATTTGGAGCATTTCTCATACAGTAGTATTTTATGGCCCTTCACACATTGTTCTGTAATCGAAATGGAAGAATTCTTATTTTGTCTTTGGTTTTTTTTCCCTTGTAGTTTCTTTGATCATATGCATGGATCCATTCAGTTGAGTTGTTGTTTTTCTGATCATATGCATGGATCCGTTCTGTTGAGTTATCGTATGTCAGCAGTATGATAAGATAATTTTAGCTATCACTAGCATTTTCTTATATTCTTGctgttattttttgttcttaGACTCTTTTGTTATTTCTAGAATATGCTACATTGATACAATGGTTTTTTTGCTTGATTTCTGTATCATGATGTTTATATTTTGGCAGGTTTATGGAGATGAAGAATGGTCATTTGGGTTTTGTGAACAAGGTTCTGGGGTTTTTAGTTGTCCACCGGGAAAAAATCCTATGTATACCTATCGTGAGCATATTATTCTGGGAGAAACAAACTGCTCCATTTTGAAAGTAAATCAAATTCTGAGAGAGCTTAGCCAAGCTTGGCCAGGACATTCATATGATCTTTTAGCCAAGAACTGCAATCATTTTTGTGATGCTTTCTGTGAAAGGCTAGGTGTTCAAAAGCTTCCAGGTAACACAGTTATCTTTATTGTGATTTTTATAACCAATAGGTTTAGTGGAATCTTCTGTCTGTTTACCATTTTCAAGTTGAAACTTGTTCATTATCTACCCAGACATTAAAAGTTGTTTAGTTTTCTTTTTGATGCCTAGATGTTTTCCCCAGAATTAAAAGATAAGAGAAAAACATAAAAGAACTTCTTTCATTTTTATATTCATTATGTCAACTTGAAGAACTGATAGCCTTTTTGCTTATTCATGAGACTTGATTAAAATTTGGTAAGCTTAAAGTGACCCTGTAAAGGGTAATAAAATCCCATGACAATTATTTACCCTTAAAAAGGTAACAACTAACACTTCATGCTCCAATTTTGAGTTCAATTCCACACTTCTATTAGAATCTAGAATGAGATGATGAGCTTTCTTGTTGGTCGTATTAATGGGTTTCTTAAtcatttgttcttttctttttattatcaTATCCATAACAGCATGACTATTTGAAAGTCTGGCTTTCTTTTGTTGCAAATACTGATTGAAGATAAATTGTTTTAAAGGAACATGGATATCATCCAAAATTTATTTACTCATCTATACATGctgaaaaattatttatgatgCATTCTCATACTTCATACATTTGCAGGTTGGGTCAATCGCTTTGCCAATGCTGGTGATACTGCTATAGTAGTTGCAGAAAATGCAGCACTCCA comes from the Musa acuminata AAA Group cultivar baxijiao chromosome BXJ2-8, Cavendish_Baxijiao_AAA, whole genome shotgun sequence genome and includes:
- the LOC135619101 gene encoding uncharacterized protein LOC135619101 — its product is MKEVVLHIYDVTNSGSEKTNNTILQINRIFKDRIGLGGIFHSAIQVYGDEEWSFGFCEQGSGVFSCPPGKNPMYTYREHIILGETNCSILKVNQILRELSQAWPGHSYDLLAKNCNHFCDAFCERLGVQKLPGWVNRFANAGDTAIVVAENAALHLRQAKDEIVTASKVAYRFMAGLASNSRATPESPSYSNRGSPRFQGAWFKNLMSIGAKPSAGTSEIPDETDDSPLYRQKPSELSQHNSRQNS